One Natrinema longum genomic window carries:
- a CDS encoding DUF7344 domain-containing protein — MAALTSSQENQKLDADTILELLANRRRRYLLYALRGRDDPIELSTLAETVAGWEHDVPPDEVAKNEYKSVYVSSVQCHVPKLDDAGVVDHDEDNHTVVLADSFEQLEPYLQIVVEDEPENSTLYAALQTESGDGLLGQIRENVARLKQ; from the coding sequence ATGGCAGCCCTTACCTCGAGTCAAGAGAATCAAAAACTCGATGCCGACACGATCCTCGAGCTGTTAGCGAACCGCCGGCGTCGATATCTCCTCTATGCGCTGCGCGGGCGGGACGATCCCATCGAGCTCTCGACGCTGGCCGAAACGGTCGCGGGCTGGGAACACGACGTGCCGCCTGACGAGGTCGCGAAAAACGAGTACAAGAGCGTCTACGTCTCGTCGGTTCAGTGCCACGTTCCGAAACTGGACGACGCGGGCGTCGTCGACCACGACGAGGACAACCACACCGTCGTCCTCGCGGACAGTTTCGAGCAACTCGAGCCGTACCTCCAGATCGTCGTCGAGGACGAGCCGGAAAACTCCACGCTGTACGCCGCCCTCCAGACCGAGTCCGGCGATGGCCTGCTCGGGCAGATTCGGGAGAACGTCGCGCGACTCAAGCAGTAA